The sequence below is a genomic window from Citricoccus muralis.
CATCACCAGTTAGCAACTTGGGGAGGGCGATGACATCTTCGATATGCTGATCAGCCAACACTGGCCCTCCGGCGGCAATGCGCCCCACCAAGGGAACCATGACGTTGTGAGAGTCGATTTCGCGGCTAAAGGGAAGCTGCAACTCATCGGTGTCAATCTCCTGGGCCGAATCTGACTCATTGCCCAGGAGATTTCCGTCTTCATCGCGAAGAATCTCGATGGCCCGGGGGATACGAGGATCTCGGCGGATGTACCCGTACTCGGTGAGCTTCTTGAGCTGGTACGTCACGGATGAGAGAGACAGCAACTCCGTCCCCTTGCCGATCTCACGCATCGACGGTGGATAGCCAGTCTTCGCGATGGCTCGTCGTAGGTAATTGAGCACTTGTCGCTGCCGCTGCGTCAGCTTCTTAACGCTGTATACCGCGAAGTTCTGCTCGTGACCGTCTGGAGTCGATGAACTCATGGGGCTCTCCGTTCTTATCGTGTCCATGGCCGCTGATGGACTCTGTTTCGCAGTCAAGACGCCGGGACATCCGGTGACCGATTCGCAGGGTCAAGGCGATCCGTACTTCAAGGCTACAGCATTCTTCGAACAAGTTCAAAGATCTGTACGAGAAATATCTTGCATCCGGTCGAAAGGCTGTGCTAGAAAAGATGTACGAACTTAGAACGGTCGATCGAGTCGAAAGAAGTGGGCCGTTCGAAATGAGAGGACAGTGGAATCATGAGCATCGCTACGCAAAACCAGGGAAGCAGCGGCATTTGCCTGACTCGACGCGGTCGATTTGTTCTACGAACACTTCCCCTCATTATTTTGATGGCCCTGATCGTTGCAGCGGCCCTGATCGGGGATCTGTTCGGTTCTTCAGCGAACGCGTCGAACTCCGGTCTGCCCTCGGGTGCAATCGAATACACTGTCGGATACGGCGACACCCTCTGGGGGATCGCGGGACAGGTTGATCTCGATGCACCCCGCGCTGAGATTGTTCAGCGCATCGGTGACCTGAACCAGCTCGCAGGATCGGATATTAATGTCGGCGATACGCTCTTCGTTCCCGCGTCACCGGGGAACTGAAGGTCAACGTCGGATCTAGACTGTGTGCGTGACTCCAAACTCGAACGATTTCAACGCTGATGCTCTAGCGGCTCTACCTTTGCGTGAGAACCTGCGTGGCATGACTCCCTATGGGGCACCACAACTAGATGTGCCGGTAATGCTCAACACGAATGAAAACACGCATCCGGTTCCAACAGACGTGGTCGAATCGATCGGAGCTGAAGCGCTTCAGGCGGCACGTTCGTTGAATCGCTATCCGGACCGGGAATTCACGGAACTCCGTAGACGTTTGGCGGCTTATCTTGGCGAGGGTCTGACTGAGCGGCAGATCTGGGCAGCGAATGGATCTAACGAGATTCTTCAGCAGATTCTGCAGGCTTTTGGTGGACCAGGCAGAAGTGTTCTGAGTTTTCCACCGACTTACTCGATGTATCCCTTGCTCGCCGAAGGCGTGAGCACCAGATACATCGCCGGAATTCGGAATGATGATTACACGCTTACAGCAACATCTGCCTCAGTGCAGGTCGAAGAACACGCGCCTAACATCGTGATCCTGTGCTCTCCCAATAATCCAACCGGAACGGCATTGGGGCTGGACGTGATCGAGGCCGTTTACGAGGCTTCCGACGCATGCCAGTCCATGGTTGTTGTGGATGAGGCCTACGCCGAGTTCGCATTGGAGGGTACGCGTTCCGCACTTACTCTGCTCCCCGGACGTCCCCGATTGATCGTGACGCGTACTATGTCGAAGGCTTTCGCGTTGGCCGGCGCCCGTCTCGGTTACCTCGCGGCGGCGCCAGAAGTGACTGACGCCATTCGGCTCGTGAGACTTCCGTATCACTTGTCTTCTATGTCTCAAGCGACGGCTAACGCCGCGTTGGCCCACGTTGACTCGCTGTTGGCAACGGTTGAGGAAATTAAGGTCCAACGTGATCGAATCGTGGATGGGCTTCGGGAGCTGGGATTGCGTCCTGCAGTTTCCGATTCAAACTTCGTGTTCTTTGGTGGGCTGTCGAACGCCAGCGAAGTCTGGCAAAGGCTACTTGCTTTCGGGGTCTTGGTGCGAGATGTCGGTATTGCCAACCACTTGCGTGTGACTGCAGGCACAGCTGAAGAGACCTCGGCGTTTCTTGACGCGATGAGGCGTATTCTCGAGGACGCTCCGGAGCTTGCACAGTAGACTTATTGGCGTCGGCTGGACAGTCCCAGTCGGCCTTGAACTCAAGGAGCGCCCTCTTCATGGTTGCTGAACTGATTTCCAGCCGTCGTGCGCGCATGCAACGCACAACGTCAGAATCCAACGTATTCGTCGAGTTGGACCTGGATGGAACCGGCACGTCGGACATTTCCACCTCCGTGCCGTTTTTCGATCACATGTTGACCGCCTTGGCGAAACATTCGCAGATGAACCTGGTGGTGAAAGCATCCGGCGATACGCACATTGACGTCCACCACACCGTCGAGGATGTTGCTATCACCTTCGGTGAAGTGCTGAAGGTCGCTTTGGGCGACAAGAAGGGTATCCGTCGGTTCGGTGAAGCCTCAGTGCCATTGGACGAAGCGCTGGCCCGCGCGGTCGTAGATCTTTCTGGGCGCCCTTACCTGGTGCACGAAGGTGAGCCTGATGGGCAGCAGTACCACCTGATCGGCGGTCACTTCACTGGCTCGATGACGCGTCACATCTTCGAGTCGATAACCTTCCACGCTTCCATTTGCTTGCACATGGACGTGGTCCGTGGCCGGGACCCGCACCACATTGTCGAGTCTCAGTTCAAAGCGTTTGCTCGCGCTCTGCGCGTGGCTGCCGAAGACGACCCTCGTGTCACTGATGTGCCGTCGACGAAGGGTGCCCTGTGAGCGGCCTCCCTACCGGACCTTCTGTGGCTGTCCTCGATTACGGCTCTGGCAACGTACGATCGGCTGTACGTGCCTTGGAACGTGCAGGTGCACGCGTCAGCCTCACTGCAGATCCCGACACGGTGATGAACGCTGATGGGCTCGTGGTGCCCGGTGTGGGTGCGTTCGGCGCCGTCATGCATTCGCTCAAGAACGTCGGGGCGCTTCGCTGGATCGGGCGTCGTATTGCCGGTGGTCGCCCCGTGCTGGGAATCTGCGTTGGGCATCAAGTCCTCTTCGAACGCGGTGTCGAACATGGCGTCGAAACCGAGGGCATGGGGGAGTGGCCAGGCGTGGTGGAGGCACTGCCCGCCCCGGTTTTGCCACATATGGGCTGGAACAGTGTCCGACCGGCGGAGGATTCAGTTCTTTTCCGCGGGCTCGAAGACGAGCGTTTTTACTTTGTGCACTCCTACGCCGTCCAGAACTGGACGTTCGATCAGACGATTGCTTCGATGGCTCCGCCGAAGGTCACCTGGTCGCATCATGGTGCCGACTTCGTGGCAGCCGTGGAAAACGGCCCGCTTTCAGCGACCCAGTTCCACCCGGAGAAGTCCGGCGACGCCGGCATGCGGCTGCTACAGAACTGGTTGGGTTCTCTCTAATGCCATGGTGGACTGTTGTGCTCATCGGCATTGGTGGACTTATGCTCGGCGGGGCATGGTCAGCGTATCGACAGGAGCTACCAGCATGGTTCTTCTTCGGGTTAGCCGTCTGCGGGATTCTAGCGATCGTCGCTGGCTTTGCATTGGTTCCAGGCGAAGCCTGATGATTCGGCCGCACTCTGGGCGGCTTCATGACTTTTCGAGAAAACTGATCAGGAGTATTTAGATGAGCGAAACACCTCGTACCCGGCTGGAGCTTTTGCCTGCGGTAGACGTACAGAACGGGCAAGCCGTTCGCCTCGTTCAGGGCGAGGCGGATTCTGCCACCGGTTACGGGGCTCCTCTGGAAGCTGCCCTGTCCTGGCAGAACGCGGGAGCAGAATGGCTGCATTTGGTCGACTTGGACGCCGCTTTCGGTACTGGCGACAACCGCAAGATTGTCCAAGAGGTCGTCCGTGAGCTGGGCATCAAGGTGGAACTGTCGGGGGGTATTCGCGACGATGCTTCGTTGGAAAATGCTCTTGAGCTCGGTGCAACTCGAGTGAATCTGGGAACCGCTGCTTTGGAGAATCCGGAGTGGACCGCGAAGGCGATCGCTCGGTTCGGTGACCAGATCGCGGTCGGTCTCGATGTGCGCGGCGAAACACTCGCAGGTCGAGGCTGGACCACTGAAGGTGGAAACATCTGGGAAGTGCTCCAGCGCCTTGAGGACGCCGGCTGCGCCCGTTACGTGGTCACAGACGTGACTAAGGACGGTACATTGACTGGACCCAACACGGACCTGCTAGCGAAGATCAGCACTTTTACTGACAAGCCTGTGGTCGCATCGGGAGGAATTTCCTCCCTCGAAGACATTCGCGCGCTGACGACGATGGTGCCGCAGGGCGTGGAAGGCGCCATCGTGGGCAAGGCGCTCTATGCGGGTAAGTTCACCCTGCAGGCGGCCCTGGCTATTGCCGAACAGGTACCTGGCGTCGGCGGAGGCGCCGAGCAGTGACATCACGCGAGCTTCCCGGCCACATTCAAGCTGCGATCCAGAAGAACCTGGCGCGCCAGCATCGATCCGAGGATGGTCGTCCCGCGGACTCTGCCGGGCAAGCTTGGGAAGGTCGTGATCTTTCCGGCACGGGAATCGACGGATCGGCCAATCCGCTTCACGCGTTCGACAAGGATGACGGGCTGGCTTCGGCAGCTTGGATTGAGGCGTCCGAACGCTTCATATCCGGCGTAGCGGATGAGGCCGAAGTGGTCGCTGCTTTATCGAATGTTCGGGTGTTCGCCACCGTGGTTCCGACCCTGGCCGAGGAGTCGACTCACGAGGTCGCCGCTGAGGATGGCGTGCATGTCCACGGGGACAAACAAGCAGATGTCGCTTTGGTCACATTGCAAGCTGCTGACGGTCGTCGAGCAATGCCGGTATTCACTTCGGTTCCGGCAATGACCGCTTGGCACACTGAAGCACGCCCAGTTGCGACATGGATGCCACGCGCGTGCCTGTCAGCCGTGGATGAGGGGTCTGACCTGGTCGTCATCGACCCTGGTCAAGAACTCACCTTTGTCGTTCGTCGCCCGGCGGTCTGGTCGCTGGCGCAACAGCGAAAATGGGTGCCGTCCTATCAGGATGAGACTTTGGCCGCCGACCTCCATGACATCGTGTCCCTGGTGCCAGGATTGCAACGTTTGGCTCTGGCTCCTGGTCGGGGCGTTGCCACACGGCTGAAATCGGGGGGCTTGGTTAACGGCGGAGGAAGCGGGCCGGAGCTCAACATCATCGCAACACCTGAAGACGGCACTGATGCGACGGGTCATCGGTTGATGCTTGCGACGCTGCAGCAGTTGCTATCTCAGGTCACGTCGTTGTCAGAACGGGCAGACTCCGTGGAGATCTCACTCGGGTAATACCCGCGTCACCAAGTGAAGCCGGAGACTCACGACTCCGAGAGAAGCTGATCCTGAACACGAGAGAAGACCGTATCGATGATCTGTGCTTCTTCGTCGCTAATCTTTGCCGTGAAGAACGTTTCGATGTCACGGACGTGCAGAATGGCGGCCTTGCGGAAAGTGCGCCGTCCTTCTTTGGTGAGTGAGGCGATCCATGATCGAGCGTCGGTATCACTGCGCTCACGGCGGACGAGGCCGCGGTTCTCCAGGATTTTCACCTGATAGGTCAACCGCGACGGAGAAAACACCATTGCTTCGGCGAGTTCTCCCATGCGCATGCACCCTGTCTCCGACTCGGTGAGCAACAACATGAGGTTGTAATCGCCCAGATGGAGATCGAGTTCAGATTTGAGAGTTGACTCAAGGCGTGTCATCAACCGAGCTGTAGTGACCCAGTAGGTGCGCCACGCCCCTTCTACGGAGCGCACCTGACTGGGTCGTGACGCCGATTTATCGTCCGGCGAGTAGCTGTTCAAATGGTGTCACCTCAAAG
It includes:
- the lexA gene encoding transcriptional repressor LexA, which gives rise to MDTIRTESPMSSSTPDGHEQNFAVYSVKKLTQRQRQVLNYLRRAIAKTGYPPSMREIGKGTELLSLSSVTYQLKKLTEYGYIRRDPRIPRAIEILRDEDGNLLGNESDSAQEIDTDELQLPFSREIDSHNVMVPLVGRIAAGGPVLADQHIEDVIALPKLLTGDGDLFMLKVTGDSMVDAAICHGDWVVVRKQNSATNGDIVAALLDEEATVKTFRQRDGHTWLLPQNTAYEPILGDHATIMGKVVSVLRSI
- a CDS encoding LysM peptidoglycan-binding domain-containing protein: MSIATQNQGSSGICLTRRGRFVLRTLPLIILMALIVAAALIGDLFGSSANASNSGLPSGAIEYTVGYGDTLWGIAGQVDLDAPRAEIVQRIGDLNQLAGSDINVGDTLFVPASPGN
- a CDS encoding histidinol-phosphate transaminase, yielding MTPNSNDFNADALAALPLRENLRGMTPYGAPQLDVPVMLNTNENTHPVPTDVVESIGAEALQAARSLNRYPDREFTELRRRLAAYLGEGLTERQIWAANGSNEILQQILQAFGGPGRSVLSFPPTYSMYPLLAEGVSTRYIAGIRNDDYTLTATSASVQVEEHAPNIVILCSPNNPTGTALGLDVIEAVYEASDACQSMVVVDEAYAEFALEGTRSALTLLPGRPRLIVTRTMSKAFALAGARLGYLAAAPEVTDAIRLVRLPYHLSSMSQATANAALAHVDSLLATVEEIKVQRDRIVDGLRELGLRPAVSDSNFVFFGGLSNASEVWQRLLAFGVLVRDVGIANHLRVTAGTAEETSAFLDAMRRILEDAPELAQ
- the hisB gene encoding imidazoleglycerol-phosphate dehydratase HisB, with the translated sequence MVAELISSRRARMQRTTSESNVFVELDLDGTGTSDISTSVPFFDHMLTALAKHSQMNLVVKASGDTHIDVHHTVEDVAITFGEVLKVALGDKKGIRRFGEASVPLDEALARAVVDLSGRPYLVHEGEPDGQQYHLIGGHFTGSMTRHIFESITFHASICLHMDVVRGRDPHHIVESQFKAFARALRVAAEDDPRVTDVPSTKGAL
- the hisH gene encoding imidazole glycerol phosphate synthase subunit HisH encodes the protein MSGLPTGPSVAVLDYGSGNVRSAVRALERAGARVSLTADPDTVMNADGLVVPGVGAFGAVMHSLKNVGALRWIGRRIAGGRPVLGICVGHQVLFERGVEHGVETEGMGEWPGVVEALPAPVLPHMGWNSVRPAEDSVLFRGLEDERFYFVHSYAVQNWTFDQTIASMAPPKVTWSHHGADFVAAVENGPLSATQFHPEKSGDAGMRLLQNWLGSL
- the priA gene encoding bifunctional 1-(5-phosphoribosyl)-5-((5-phosphoribosylamino)methylideneamino)imidazole-4-carboxamide isomerase/phosphoribosylanthranilate isomerase PriA, translating into MSETPRTRLELLPAVDVQNGQAVRLVQGEADSATGYGAPLEAALSWQNAGAEWLHLVDLDAAFGTGDNRKIVQEVVRELGIKVELSGGIRDDASLENALELGATRVNLGTAALENPEWTAKAIARFGDQIAVGLDVRGETLAGRGWTTEGGNIWEVLQRLEDAGCARYVVTDVTKDGTLTGPNTDLLAKISTFTDKPVVASGGISSLEDIRALTTMVPQGVEGAIVGKALYAGKFTLQAALAIAEQVPGVGGGAEQ
- a CDS encoding SseB family protein, coding for MTSRELPGHIQAAIQKNLARQHRSEDGRPADSAGQAWEGRDLSGTGIDGSANPLHAFDKDDGLASAAWIEASERFISGVADEAEVVAALSNVRVFATVVPTLAEESTHEVAAEDGVHVHGDKQADVALVTLQAADGRRAMPVFTSVPAMTAWHTEARPVATWMPRACLSAVDEGSDLVVIDPGQELTFVVRRPAVWSLAQQRKWVPSYQDETLAADLHDIVSLVPGLQRLALAPGRGVATRLKSGGLVNGGGSGPELNIIATPEDGTDATGHRLMLATLQQLLSQVTSLSERADSVEISLG
- a CDS encoding MarR family winged helix-turn-helix transcriptional regulator; the encoded protein is MTRLESTLKSELDLHLGDYNLMLLLTESETGCMRMGELAEAMVFSPSRLTYQVKILENRGLVRRERSDTDARSWIASLTKEGRRTFRKAAILHVRDIETFFTAKISDEEAQIIDTVFSRVQDQLLSES